ACAAAAGGTTCACCGTAAAGAAAAAAGCAGAAAATTGGGCAATCAATTCAAGAAGTAAGCTTTTCATTTCTCTTAGCATCATCTACAGTGAAAGGGTGTGGTGTGTACAGTAAGAGGCTTCGAGGGACACCTTTTCTCATTTCACACTGCTAGAATTTGGTGAAAAAATCAGAAAGGTGAGTTCCCCGATAAACATAATCATACTCATTATCATTTTTTATTACTGTAGCACATATATAGTAGTTAAACAAAAGTTTCCCGTATAGTGCATTTGATCCAAAATTCAAGTAAATTCCCCAAAACTTTTCCAACGCACTTTATCACATTGCATCTACGACAGATATAAAGTTACAATTTCCCTTATTTTCAAGGCAATATCAGAATGAAGATGACAAAGTAGAAAAATCCACGCGCATGCAAAAGTAGGCAGGACTGcgttaaaaagaaaataaataaccttctataaaatcctttCATCCTATCGTTCAGTGTCCCGTCGAATTCCATGCTCAAAAACCCGACTCCAATGGGCAAACTCTCCTTGAACTCCACGACCGCTATCTCATCATCCTCACACACCTCCACTTCCACCGATTCCACAACCTAGTCAAATCCAAAAATACACATATAAGTTTTTCCCCTATTGGAACTTAGGTTTTGACAAAAATCACGAGGACGCGAACGCGCCAATTCGATGACGACAACAACAAGGGCACCTTATCATTCGCAGCGAAGATAACGGATTTAGGATTGATGGATAGCTCGGCAGCGTTGAGGACAAGGAACTTCGTGTCGGAAACGACATCAACGGAGATTTTAACGGCGCCAGCGAATTTGCAGGCGATGAGGTCAGGCTTCAGTCTGAGATCATAGTGAGTAGGAATGGCGAATTTGGGGAGCCGCGGCTGGCCTTTGAATTGTGAGTATCCTGGTTTCTGTTGCTCCGCCATTGTTGTCCTTTTAGTCCACAGACAGTGTGAAATGTGAATCTCGGCCAGCAAGACACGGCGGGGGTGCTGAAGATATACACCCACGGACCGATTCAAGggttaaatataaaaattaagtggatcatttttatttttttttataggaaatttcattaattatcaAAAAGTTCATTCAAACAAGACTGATTCTCAAAATTTACACAAAGACTAGCATGAAAACAAGGAGTCCTAACTAGTGTTATAAAAAGCTCGAGCATGCTTAAGTTTGAAACTCGATAAAAACGCTTCGCTTCAGAGAAAAGCGGAAAAAAACGGTCAACGGTAGTTTGACCGAATTAAGTATAATTAAAGTGTTTAATTAAGTGCGTTAAACATAATTAATCGAAtctatttgtttttaaattttttattttgaaggtatgtttttttattttaaaattataaattagatTTATAATTTCGATATttattgttaaattttaattataattaagcatgtatgataatgatttgacaaatatttagcattttttaatgtggtctagttgcaaaaacaaataaagattacaattttgagatttttatgcttttataaatatgagaattaatgaatcagacttaaatttatcatatttatgtattattttatctatttgttggtttgagataattacaattaaactaaaaataaaaaaaacgttTTTTCACGTTTAAGTCTGTGCTAATCTCGCTTAAGTTTAAAAAGTTTAGAGCTTGACATCCATGCTACGGGGCGCTTCACGCTTTTTAGAACCTTAGTTCTAACAAATGTATGTGTTGCTATATTTGATTGTCATTGGTGCAAAATTGATTAGAGTTGtttaacttttatttttgatcttttttaGCTGGAAGACACTATAAGCTCGAGTCGAAAAaagattaaaataaataaagcatataaattataaaattaaaaataaaattcatcttagcataatcaaaattgaaaaaaaaaataaattaattgttaACATgccaaaaattgaaacaaatgagacaaaaaatgtcatttttcaataaaaaattatagctatgttattttatttatggATTAATGGGCTAAAGAGTAAAGAATTAATGGTCTCATATTGAAAATTGGGCTGGGATCGGTTACGTTGTTTTGGACTTCAGATCGAAAGTCCAGAACTTTCCGTCGCCACATGAGGCAAACGGCGCACACCAGAGAGCTGGAGTACATGTCAAGAAATCAATCGTGGTATTATTTGCCCCCGAAGAAAATTGCAGCGGTGTTTTGGAGTGATCAAGGGGAGTGAAATCCAACAGTTCAGCTGTATGATTGAATTCTATTAATCTGTGGATATGTGAATTCTAAAGAGGGACAAGAATTGGTCGTCGACTTCCGCAACTTCACTTTGTGCTCATCTTAGGACTGCCTATCACAGCTGTTTCAAAAGGTAatctttttcttgttttctttGTGGGTTTTTGTTTTAGAAGCTTTTGTGCTTGAATTTCCGAAAAATACGACATTTTGTGGTGAATGGGGATTTTTTTTTGGGTAGACTATGgtttataattttctttttgtGTGAAAAAATTTCTTGGAACACTAACCAGTTAGTGCGTAATTTGACTTTGTGTAGGTGGTATTCAAATAAGTTATTGAAAGGTTTATGGGATAAAGAAAAGTGTGGTTCGGAGTGGGGAGAAGTGCAGAGAATGCTTATCTGTATGATAAGTTTTTGTTAATTGAATTTTGggttgaaattttatttctcTTGTGAATTCTGATGAGAAAGTAttgattgttttattttttctttgctCTATTGACAACAACATTTGGAAGATAAGCCATTTGAGTCAATTCTCGGAAGCAGATGGCATTGTGGATTTAAACAGTCGAGATGAATTTAAAAGCCATACTCGTGTTTCCTAGTGATTTTTTCCAAAGATTAATTCTAGAGattgatgtatttttttaaCTAGTCATATTTTAGTATTTTGTAAGATCATGTATTTCATTCCGATATGAAGTGGTTGAAATTTCGAAATACTTGTTCTTTGTGAAGTTCTGTTTTGTATTTATCTCTAGAAATTTATGGAGTTTGATTTGTTGCATACCTAGTGATGATCAAGGAACAATTTTAGGTATCAAATTGTAATGTCCAACAACTCCACAAAAAATTATGGAGTGGCTGATAAAATTATGAGGTACCCCCAACTAATATGCAGGGCTTTTGGGCTTGCACTTTTCTCTCAGCCTTAAAACCTAATATCGGTTTTCTATTTGAGAGTCAGCAAAGCGGAAGGACTGATCTAGGTAAGGACTAACATCAGATCTGTATCTATGATATAGTTAATGCTCACAGTATAGTTTCTCTATTAAGATACATGCTTAGATTATTAATGTGTGAACGAAAGGCATTTAGAGTGGGTCGTCCTGGGTTTTGATGTTTAAAGGGTTAGGCAAGTTATCTCACAGAGGCTCCATAAGAAATTCCGGATTGACTCGTAAGATTAAGAGACTATATGTAAAACGTTAACTTTTGGATTTGAGTTCTCTTTTTCGGCTTTATGGCCTAAAACAAGTTCTCATATAATTGATGTAGTTTAATTGTTGTTTTAACTGCCATTTGATTGGTAATCTGATGAGGAATCTGCATGATCTCTTTATACTTTTGAATCACTAAACCTAGGCATCAGTTTCTCAGGggaagattatttattttgagTATTCTTCGAGGAAGATTCTAAAAGGTTTGACACGGTCTTCACTTAAGTGGCAAATTATGGTAGTTTCTTTATTGTACAAAGTGAAATTCTTTGAAATTGCTAGGTAGGAAAGTTTCATAGTCGTGAACTTTTACAAGTCATCATCCAATATGGACCGGACCAACTTTTCTATTCTTGACACCATTTTTGCTTGAATACTTACCCTTGCTATTGTTTTTTCTGCCATATTGTTTATTATTTGTCTACCCTAGCTAAATATTGTTTTCCTTTTGTAATAGGAATAGCAGTCCCCCTGACTATTAGTCGGGGATTCATGATAATAATGAAATGATATACAATGCCAGTAAACAACTAGAAATTTGTTCCTTCCGAGACAAATTTAGTCAGTTGTGTATTTAGTACATCGGAACTCAGTAAAATTTCTCTAAGTTCTTAGCACTTGTGTTTCTTGAAATGTCTCTCTCTTCTTGTATGTTCCTGGCGAAAGCTCATTTTACATTGTAATTGCATCAAACTACTCAACCTGAGAGGATTTCACTTAGTTTGTTCTTAACTTGAAATCCGAGAACTTTTGTGTTTAACCTTACATGATCATACTAATGTTCCAATAATAAGAGTTTATCATTTTCCATTTCCACCGtcgttttctttttaatttccGACCTATTCGTTTATATTTCTCGAGAGAGAAATGTATAGTCAGACACACTTCCATTATTGGCACCAATACTAGTTATGCAACTGGAATTACGCAAAAATGAAGGTCAATAGTCTGCCCGTTTGACTACTGAATCGTTTGTTGTAAGTGGATTACGTTACTGTTATTTGACGAGACAACTAATCAACTCTTGCACTTCCAGAGGGCCTCTATCCTTCTATGCATATTTTCTTTTAGACTTCTGAATGATTAATTATATTTTGCATATAATTTAATGggaacttaattaaataaatatgtataattTGAACAAACTATTCAGTGTGTGATTTCTACTTAGAATATTTTCCCCAGCATTTTAAGGCCATGGAGTGGCAGCCATGTTTGAACCTGCAGTCTTCGAAGTTGATTAAAAAGCATTCCTAAGTTTCTTCTAGAATTATGCATACAGTAAGATCACGATTGTTGCACTTGCTTTGGATTTCCTTGAGAGGGATTGTATCTTTGAACTTGAGAAATTAACTCAATTCAATTTGAAAGTTTGAATATTCGTGATTCTCCCCCTCGGTAGTATGAAAGGCTCTATATGATCAAACTCAAGCCTTTCCTTAGCGAATCTGATTCATTCGTTGACATACAACCATAGTGATTCGGTACATACACAAGATTTAAACCTtccagtttaaaatatttttacatgatCATAAGCTTGTGTCAATTCCATAATTAGTCAATCCGGGAAGGAGCAGTCGTCTCGTTGACTTTTCCCTCCCGGCTAAAATCATCGATTTTACGATCGCCCTTCTTTCAAACTGTGTATCTGTTGGCCCCATTCCCTTTGGCTAATGCAAGAAATCAAGACTATAATGAGGGGTTTTTGTTAGTACTTTCCGAAAATGGTTTATTCAAACTATTGAACGGATTCGTTGTATGATCTCCCCATGTCTTTCATACATGTACACAGTTCTATGTGAAAAAGAGAGagcatatataatatatagcaTGAGAAGTATTGATTATGATAAAGAAAAAATAACTCTACCATGACAAAGGTCGAAGGAAACAACCTTATACATATATTGCATGTCTTCTTCTTACATGAGCTGAAAGGCCCTATACATACTGTAAAATATTAGGAATCCACCGACTTTTAAAAACCCATGGGTTCAGAATCATGACCAAAAAGAAATCCGAACCATTGACTCTACTTCTTGGAGAAGTATACACAGCTCATTGGTAGATTGAGAGAGAAAATCTATGAAATTCCCTTGCTGAAACTCAGAGGTAAGGACCTTGGTGGTTATGGATCCCCTCGTATGTTGTTACAACGTAATGTGGATCATCTTTGTCCCTTTCGACTCTTTTTTTCACTGGGCACCCTTCGACCGAGCACTTGAAGTAGTTCCTATCGATTACATCATATTGTTACTCTTCGATACAAGAAAACAAGCGGATCGATTTTAGTTGCTCTATACGAATTGTAGACAAAGCTGTATATGTGATTGATTCGTTCAGGTTCAAGATGTCGTCAACCAATTAGCCAAATTTTAGTGGCGAATATTTTTGTTGACTGGTGAGAAAAGATTGAAACTAGAAAGATCATGATTGTGTataacttttttctttttttttttttaccttggATTTGGGCTATTTTTCACCATCTTTTTTCCGTACTTCCTCCACTTGAATCCATCATCCAATATCTCAATCTGTGACTTGGTTCTAAAAGCAACTTTGTctctgatttctttcttctcctTCCCACTTCCACTGTCTCCTGGTAATaccaaaaacacacacacacacatatatcacTTACGTATAACCCCCTTATATATAGTTAAGTACTGTTGACAGAACTCTCTGTTATATCATATATACAATAACTCAAGAAATGACATCATTTTTATGCTTTACAGTGACTTGCTTACCGTTGTTCATAATCCCATCATCATGAATCTTGTTGCTGATGCTAATTTCAGTAGAATTAACTTCCGTATCATGAGACGTAAAGACTGGATTCTGCAGATGACCATATTCTTCTGTGAAGGAGAGAAACGCTGGATCATTCTCATCAATCCAGTCATTAAACTCAAAGAAATCGGACAGCTCGAGGCTCGTCTCGGGGGATAAAGTGCTGCCCGCAGATGAGTTCTGCGAGGTGAAAGCGGCGCCTAGCGCCTTTGCAACCATATAAGTATTATCCATGATCGTGTAGTGATGAAGTGTGCATTtgcgtgtatgtatatatattacatgACAGCGTGAGAGCTCAGTCGATGATGCTTTTGTTCTTTCGTTTTCTCGGTAAGCTTCCTATTATGTAGGAAGAAGCTTCATGGTTGCTGCAGGTTATTGCTGTTCGATCAGTGGTGGCTAAGAAACTGAGGGTTGGGCCCAAGAATTGCCTAACATTGCCCAGCTCGATTAAGATTAAAATTTGTTTCTTTCAAAAAACATACATACAGACATGTATATAATATACTTACATCATCCAACCAATTACATTTTAATGCGTTTCACTGACGGGGAACTTGCGACAAGTGGACGAGTGTGGGTGGGGCATGTCATGGACGACTTGTGGGAAGACTAAGTGATTCTTCCTTTGGGGAGTGAAAGTCTGCTAGTAGTCTCGTGCTTGGACAATATAAGGCTCTTTCACAACGGGACAATAGAATACATGTGTACAagtgtatttttatttataaagtcttaaatttgagatattgatgtcGAATGTCATTACAAAAAATCAAGTTTGTGACGATTTAATGCGTTGAAAATTAAAGGAGGATATcggattatatattttaagaattttgttattctttaaatttttaaagaaaccAATTCATAATCATCTTGTGTATGATCGATTATGGTTCATGACCAAGTCGAACGTAAGTAGACTAGTAATTTTATTTATGATAGCAGTCTCGTGCTTGGGAAATATATCAAATTTTCACAAGGGgacaatataaaaatttattattatttatttatttatttttttgagtaAGTGGAATATGTTAAAATTGAGTTTCGAACGAGATATCGAGTCTTAAAATTGGGACTTTGGTGTTAGATGAGTTATAGTCATCGACGTGTATATATCAATTTTGTggtttgtttcaacctaccCGTACAAGCAGtgcctgcacgggcaatgaacggcccggatcactccacatgagtgatccgggcccacctccctgtaaaaaaaaaaaaattggctcgaaaaaatccgagccgttggatcgacccctgcaGGCAGTGCCCACAGaggtagggtcgaccgaacccAATTTTGTGACAATTTAATGTGTTGACTCTCCCTGTTGAGTAAATTCAtattattcataatatatatcaaCTCATGCCCTCTTTTATTCTGAAAAATACTTTAGAGACGAAATgggatttcaaatttatccaaACAGACAAAAAAATGCAAAATCTAAAAGTTAGGGAAAAAAACAAATAGGGCTGAAATatccaaatcaaaataatatcaaaaactaaaaaaatgtaaataatAGTTGCCAATACAATTAAATCTATTCAGATTTAAAGGACCAATGCTTCAGAGAACAAACCACAGAGACGGAATAGGTTTACATTTTGTGGTGGTTATGAAAGACTCGAGATTTATGGATTTCTGAGTCGGTCTGGATTTTCAACGTTCTGAGAAACTGATCGAGATAGatgaaaacattttttttcctcttttctttACTGAGATTTCACCTCTCTTTTATTTAGCAAGAGAAGTAATCTACTCTGCCAAAGCAAGAATCGAAGACTACATTGAAAAAATACACACATTCAAGATCAACATTATTGCTATTTTTAGGATCAATTAAATTGATTGAATGGACAAGGAATGACAAGTTATTTTGTGTTAGATTATAATACTGTCATATCAATTAAGTATTGCATTGAATTGATATAATAACGTTAATCTTCAAGCTTGAGATGTTTAAGTTAGTAttttgattgattgattgattgatttggagttaattttgaaattataataataaattcagATGATAAATAATTTCACATCCTGAATTTATCATCTTGCGGTGATTTtcaaatcattttttaaaatattttttggttgTACTCAGATCGATCcattaattttcaaatatatttgaaataagtGTAGTTTGAAATTCGTACATCAAATCAAATCTTGTAATCCGAACACAACTTCTTAAATCTAAATACAACCTTAAActtgattattttattaaaatacttTTGaaacatgcaaaaaaaaaaaaaaaagaattctaCTATAGATTTAATCGAGTAATTCAATATTTAATACTAATTTGTTGTGTTATAAAACCTGTAGAGCTTATATATACAATTAGTGAAACTTACTGGGAAAATGTGAAAACATAGAAGAAGTGTCGTGTCATTATCAGATATCATTaaacaattaatattatttaaataatatagtgTCATCGTACAGGATTcatgaaattatattttacaaCTTTATGCTCTAATTATTTTTGCCAGGAGGAAAATAGTAAAATTTACTAAACAACGGGAATATCAACTTTTAATGTGAGaatatgtaaaataaatattttttagttgAGGAAAGAGTATGTTATAATTAAGTTTCGAACTCGAGAtgtcattttaaaatttaaattttatcttcgGAAAAAAAGTTAGTACCatacaaataatataaaaaaccTTGAATGAtaactaaaatataatttcGACGCCATTTCAAGGTAACTTAGATTGTAAGATATGATGATCATCTACTAATAAGTCATAAGTTCAATTGTTCTCAATCTCTCTGTCATTTTCAGCTTTAAATCTGTTAATAAAAATTGTTAATGTGATTTGCATATtaatgtattgatatttgaatttatccAAAACACTCAAAAAATAAGGACGTTCCTAAattattttttccaaaaaaaggTTGGCAATAATTTCCCACTTCGATTGTTTTAGTATTATTACtgtattaataatatatttggCACATGTTTGTGTTGACCCTGATGGATAATTTCGTAAATTGCAGGAAGCGGGTGTTCGATATGCGATTTAACAACTCAATTTGGAACCAAGTTTCTAGTACACTGGGAAAACCTACTGTAATTTCTGAACTCTCACCTCTTCCCTCGATTCCGCTGCTCAAAGATTGAGCCATGCCGCGGAGGGAGCCGATTTCTAGCCGGAAAACGCAAAAAACGGAGAAAAATTATGCGGAGCCGGTGAACAAGCGGCGTACCAACGCTGAACGCTCCGCTTACTTCGCGCGGAGAGAAGCCGCTAAGGTATTGCGCAGCACACTCCAGGGTGACGCTAGGCAGCGAGCCGTCGGTTCTATCAAAACTTTAGTTTACAGTCCTTCAATCAGAAACAAGAAAGCTACCTTTGCTCTGGTTTGTGAAACACTCAAGCGTAAGCTAGCCAGACACGCATTGAAGTATCTTCATTTTACTGATTCTTTTACTGGTTTTTTAGAAGAATATTATATTCTAAGGGAGATTATTGTATCTCTGTGCTTTGTTTTGGGTGTGCAGATCTCTCAGTTATCAAGGATGTGTTAGATGATGCAAATATTCTAAGTGCTAAGTGGAAGGTGATTGAGGAAGAGGATAATATATGcttaaattatatattcagaATGTACTGTATGAAATGAGTCGAATTCCCTGATTGAATTGCTTGTGTGTTTCTCTGTTGATCATGTTAATGTTTTGGTGATAGCATTTCACAATCTACAATGCCGTACTGATTGTGGTACTTGTTTTACAGAGGCAGAAggaattaatatatataattacatATGATACTCTTTTTGGTCAGGTAAATTGTTTTTGGCGTTATTTATTAATCTGGTATAGTGAGTGCAAAATAGCATGGTTGGCATTATATGTTTTAGTTGTAGTTTCATTTCTGCTAGCATCAATTTTCGTGTTTCTGTATTTTTCTCCATTTGTTCCGTTCTTATGTTTTTTGGCGTTATTATTTGGCTTCAAAGTTATTTTTTGTAGGAGGGTACATTAACTGGTGATGCAGAAAGATATGTTATGCTGAAAAAGGATGCATTGCAATCGGCATTGTCACAGATTTTATCTCGTAATGGAGCAAAAGAAGTAAAAGATTTGGTGGTTCTTGATAAAATCAGTGGTACGTATCTTCTTGCTGTTTGCttctttttatcttttttttttattacattaTCAAGAGTGTAGAAATCTGGAGTTATGGTCGGAAGATTGAAGAAATTACTTTGTTTGTTACCATTTCAAGTTTTTGATTTTTATTGATTAAACTTTCATTTGTTCTGTCCCTGTCTTGGAAAACTCTACTGGGTTCTTCTGATGATCTCATAGAGATTAGTCTTGGTCTTAACCGTCTTGAGGCAGCTAAAAGTTGAAAATTTCAGTCATACATATTCTCTCATGTGTGATACACCCTGGAAAGTGTCTTGCTTTAAATCGAGTGTGAAAAAGGACGTTTATGTAGGCAATTAGACATGCATTGCCTTGATAGTTGTTTCATTGTAATAATAACGCCTTAATATTTTTGGTACGAGACTCCGCAGATTTACAGAAGCCACGATTTGCTCGCGTAAATACTCTGAAGATGGACACAGAATCAGTTATTAGTGAATTAAGGAAACAGTACAAGGTATGCCCTTTGACTTATATTGACTTCAAAGTGAATACCTTTTTCTTGCCTGGTATTGCATCGTGTCTTCCTCGATGGTGTGGCAGAATACGGGGTTCTTTGTTCGATTTACTTAAGTATAGTCCAAACTGTTGCTGAATGATAAATTAATACGATATAATAATGACATGATTTTCAAAAAGTTAGCCTTGGTATCTGGTTCAACCAAAAACATTCGCAATGGTTGGTTTTACATTTATTGTTTTGGAAAAATATTTGTTAGGAAAGATTTTGAGAAATGATTTTGGGAGATCAAAAGTATGTTGCTATTTTCTGAGAAGGTTTTCAGGCGCATGTTTAATAATGTAACATTATGTTtggtaaatattattaaatcatatattattttgtgAGCAGATTAGCGTGAATGATGGATTAGAGtgagatattttcaaaattttaaaatataaaatgatgaattaaaataatagtatactttaatatttttagtaaatGGTGAAAAAATAAGTTAATGTAAtcattattttgggaaatatagaagatgataaaaatattatttctggAAAAAGATTGAAATTAAGGTGATATGTTTTTGTTTTTCGATTAAGTATAAATTCTGTTTAAGTGACAAATTTTACCGACAGAACTTTGACTATTACATATGCCAATCAGGTAAAAAAGGATGATATGATTCCTGATTTGTTAATTCTCCAACCACGTACTGATTTGCACAATCATCCTCTAATCGTGAATGGAAGTGTCTTTCTGCAGGTATTATGGAAAGAGTCAGGCTAATATCTCCTTGCATAATATTTATGCCAGAAGAATATATAttatcatgaatcataaatgtGTTTTTTGCTTTTGGTTTGTAGGGTAAAGGAAGTTCCATGGTTGCTGTAGCCCTTGGACCTGAACCAGGATGGGAGGTGTGGTACTTATGATGTCACCCCTCACGTTTCGTTCAATTTCATATTTAGATGTTGCTTGACGTAAGTGTACTTTTTAAGGTCATTGATGCTTGTGCAGCTCCGGGGAACAAAACTCTCCACCTTGCCGCTCTTATGAAGGGTACAGGAAAAATTATAGCTTGTGAGCGTGACGAAAAAAGGGTCAAGCGCCTGAAAGAAAATGTGATATTGTCTGGGGCTTTGAGTATCCTTTTTCAAAATAGAATTCAATTGAAAACTTTGCtcaaaatgattttaatttatttgaaattaacTTCTCAAATATGAAACAGTTGTGAATTATCTTCGATGTTCCAATGTTATGTGACACAAATGATAGCATTCTAGCTAATTGCAGTGTCTATTAACTTGTGTTTAGTCAATTTATGATGACAGATGGTAGACTTAACTTGCCTAGATGTGAATGTTAAGCATGAAGATTTCTTAAACCTCAATCCAAGCGATCCTTCATGTGCCAAGGTATCGTGAATGGTTTTTGAATTGAGTTAAACCTCTTTTGATTTTATTCTAACAACTAATAGTTGAATGCTCATAGAAAAACTCTATAAGTTGAATTTCCCTAAAATGTTTTGTTCACATATTCTTTCTGCAGATTCGTGCTATATTATTGGATCCGTCTTGTTCTGGGTCTGGCACTGTTGTAGATAGATTGGACCATTTACTCCCCTCATATAGAGCAggtgatttttgggtttttgtCTTTAATGTGCAACTTTTTATGCCTCTGAGGCACACGGTTGATTCCTGTCATGTGATTTTGTTAGCACCACCCTGCATATGGCTACACATACAATTTTTTAATAGATGGTCACTTAAAAATCATTTGTTTGAGAAAAATCTTTTATAGCCGAAGGTGTATCGTTCTT
The Primulina tabacum isolate GXHZ01 chromosome 9, ASM2559414v2, whole genome shotgun sequence DNA segment above includes these coding regions:
- the LOC142555456 gene encoding putative WRKY transcription factor 75 isoform X2, encoding MDNTYMVAKALGAAFTSQNSSAGSTLSPETSLELSDFFEFNDWIDENDPAFLSFTEEYGHLQNPVFTSHDTEVNSTEISISNKIHDDGIMNNDSGSGKEKKEIRDKVAFRTKSQIEILDDGFKWRKYGKKMVKNSPNPRNYFKCSVEGCPVKKRVERDKDDPHYVVTTYEGIHNHQGPYL
- the LOC142555456 gene encoding putative WRKY transcription factor 75 isoform X1; translation: MDNTYMVAKALGAAFTSQNSSAGSTLSPETSLELSDFFEFNDWIDENDPAFLSFTEEYGHLQNPVFTSHDTEVNSTEISISNKIHDDGIMNNGDSGSGKEKKEIRDKVAFRTKSQIEILDDGFKWRKYGKKMVKNSPNPRNYFKCSVEGCPVKKRVERDKDDPHYVVTTYEGIHNHQGPYL
- the LOC142555458 gene encoding 25S rRNA (cytosine-C(5))-methyltransferase NSUN5 isoform X2 yields the protein MPRREPISSRKTQKTEKNYAEPVNKRRTNAERSAYFARREAAKVLRSTLQGDARQRAVGSIKTLVYSPSIRNKKATFALVCETLKHLSVIKDVLDDANILSAKWKEGTLTGDAERYVMLKKDALQSALSQILSRNGAKEVKDLVVLDKISDLQKPRFARVNTLKMDTESVISELRKQYKVKKDDMIPDLLILQPRTDLHNHPLIVNGSVFLQGKGSSMVAVALGPEPGWEVIDACAAPGNKTLHLAALMKGTGKIIACERDEKRVKRLKENVILSGALNVNVKHEDFLNLNPSDPSCAKIRAILLDPSCSGSGTVVDRLDHLLPSYRAGQFDDEIKRLRKLAGFQKRVLEHALSFPAVERIVYSTCSIHQIENEDIINSVLHLASSHGFQLETVFPQWPRRGLPTFDGSEHLLRTDIVEDKEGFFIALFVRKIFQHSEDPVGVLGKKVKVASKFRKPSNIFVAKMLKVPFKPRKKL
- the LOC142555458 gene encoding 25S rRNA (cytosine-C(5))-methyltransferase NSUN5 isoform X1 — encoded protein: MPRREPISSRKTQKTEKNYAEPVNKRRTNAERSAYFARREAAKVLRSTLQGDARQRAVGSIKTLVYSPSIRNKKATFALVCETLKHLSVIKDVLDDANILSAKWKRQKELIYIITYDTLFGQEGTLTGDAERYVMLKKDALQSALSQILSRNGAKEVKDLVVLDKISDLQKPRFARVNTLKMDTESVISELRKQYKVKKDDMIPDLLILQPRTDLHNHPLIVNGSVFLQGKGSSMVAVALGPEPGWEVIDACAAPGNKTLHLAALMKGTGKIIACERDEKRVKRLKENVILSGALNVNVKHEDFLNLNPSDPSCAKIRAILLDPSCSGSGTVVDRLDHLLPSYRAGQFDDEIKRLRKLAGFQKRVLEHALSFPAVERIVYSTCSIHQIENEDIINSVLHLASSHGFQLETVFPQWPRRGLPTFDGSEHLLRTDIVEDKEGFFIALFVRKIFQHSEDPVGVLGKKVKVASKFRKPSNIFVAKMLKVPFKPRKKL